In Thermodesulforhabdus norvegica, a single window of DNA contains:
- a CDS encoding NADH:flavin oxidoreductase: MSILFSEASIGRLTLKNRFVRSATWEGLAAEDGSCTDRLISLVEKLASNEVGLIISGHAYVEPQGQAGPGQMGIYDDKLIDGLARMTEAVHKAGGKIFVQLAHAGCHGLKARIGPSAVSSESVKNCGEMGRDDIRRVVTAFGRAAKRAVEAGFDGIQIHAAHGYLLSEFLSPFYNHRTDEYGGSPANRARIVIEVLESIREVTGSDYPVCIKINSQDFLEGGLTEQDSLEICSILAEKGIDAIELSGGTPLSGKYTPVRTTREEAWYEGTARKLKELVAVPVILVGGIRSFETAERIVGNGVADFVALSRPLIREPDLVKRWKEGDRRPAQCVSDNLCFRPAMKGEGIYCVTEKRQREKE, encoded by the coding sequence ATGAGCATTCTTTTTTCGGAAGCCTCCATAGGAAGATTGACGTTAAAAAACCGTTTTGTCCGCTCTGCCACGTGGGAAGGCCTCGCCGCGGAAGACGGAAGTTGTACCGACAGGCTAATATCACTCGTCGAAAAGCTCGCTTCGAATGAAGTGGGGCTTATTATTTCGGGTCACGCGTACGTGGAACCCCAGGGACAGGCCGGCCCCGGACAAATGGGAATCTACGACGACAAGCTCATTGATGGCCTTGCCAGAATGACGGAAGCCGTGCATAAAGCCGGTGGGAAGATTTTCGTCCAGCTTGCTCATGCCGGCTGTCACGGCTTGAAAGCCCGTATAGGGCCTTCGGCAGTTTCTAGCGAGTCCGTTAAGAACTGTGGAGAAATGGGTCGCGACGACATAAGGCGGGTGGTGACGGCCTTCGGCAGGGCCGCAAAACGCGCCGTAGAGGCAGGATTTGATGGAATCCAGATACATGCAGCCCATGGATACCTCTTAAGCGAATTCCTATCTCCTTTTTACAATCACAGAACCGACGAATACGGCGGAAGCCCGGCAAACCGGGCACGGATTGTTATTGAGGTCCTGGAGTCCATAAGAGAGGTCACGGGGAGCGATTATCCCGTGTGTATAAAGATAAATTCTCAGGACTTCCTGGAAGGAGGCCTAACAGAGCAAGACTCTCTGGAAATATGTTCCATCCTCGCCGAAAAAGGCATCGATGCCATTGAGCTCAGCGGTGGCACGCCTCTTTCCGGTAAATACACGCCCGTTCGCACAACCAGAGAAGAAGCCTGGTATGAAGGAACGGCGAGAAAATTAAAAGAACTGGTTGCCGTTCCGGTAATTCTTGTGGGAGGTATAAGATCCTTTGAAACGGCCGAACGCATTGTTGGTAACGGCGTTGCAGACTTTGTGGCTCTGAGCCGCCCTTTAATCCGTGAGCCCGACCTCGTAAAGAGGTGGAAGGAAGGAGACAGACGGCCTGCTCAGTGCGTATCCGACAACCTCTGTTTTCGTCCTGCCATGAAGGGTGAAGGGATCTACTGCGTTACGGAAAAACGACAGCGGGAAAAGGAATAA
- the clpB gene encoding ATP-dependent chaperone ClpB, whose translation MDINKFTIKSQEALQQAQTKAIKYGHQEVDGEHLLLALVEQSDGLIPRLLQRMEIPVDSVKEQLEQELERRPRISGPGIEPGKVYITQRLSRLLVKAEEEAKRLKDEYVSVEHLFLVFVDEGQTTAAGRILARFGITRDLVLKTLTAVRGHQRVTSATPEATYEALKKYGRDLVAEARSGKLDPVIGRDAEIRRVIRILSRKTKNNPVLIGEPGVGKTAIVEGLAHRIVRGDVPEGLKDKTIFALDMGALIAGAKYRGEFEERLKAVLQEIKESEGRIILFIDEVHTIVGAGKAEGAIDAGNMLKPMLARGELHCIGATTLDEYRKYIEKDPALERRFQPVLVEEPSVEDTISILRGLKERYEVHHGVKIHDSALVAAAVLSHRYITDRFLPDKAIDLVDEACAMIRTEIDSMPAELDEVMRRIMQLEIEEAALKKEKDKASQERLESVRKELAELRAKADAMKAQWEAEKAAIKEVQALREEIEKVHREIEIAERQYDLNRVAELRHGKLPELQARLREAEQKLSQIQGEKKLLREEVTEEEIAEIVSRWTGIPVSRLVESEREKLLRLDEVLHRRVVGQDEAVKLVADAVLRARAGIKDPRRPIGSFIFLGPTGVGKTELAKTLAEALFDTEENMIRIDMTEYMEKHTVSRLIGAPPGYVGYEEGGQLTEAVRRKPYSVVLFDEIEKAHPDVFNILLQIMDDGRLTDGHGRTIDFKNTIIIMTSNIGSTYLLEGVDSRGQIREEVRDRVMAELRQHFRPEFLNRVDEIILFKPLTLDEIKRIVDLMVADIQKRLKDRHITLELTEEAREFIARSGYDPVFGARPLRRYIQRNLETRVARAIVAGEVPEGSVVRVVVEGDELAVKVIAPEEEQQTAVA comes from the coding sequence ATGGATATAAACAAATTTACGATAAAATCTCAAGAAGCTCTTCAACAGGCCCAGACCAAGGCCATAAAATACGGACATCAGGAAGTTGATGGGGAACATCTCCTTCTCGCCCTCGTCGAACAATCGGATGGTCTTATTCCCAGACTTCTTCAAAGAATGGAGATACCCGTTGATTCGGTAAAAGAACAGCTCGAGCAGGAACTGGAGCGAAGACCCAGAATAAGCGGCCCGGGGATAGAACCGGGAAAGGTTTACATTACTCAGAGGCTCAGCCGTTTGCTGGTTAAAGCCGAGGAAGAAGCCAAGAGGCTCAAAGACGAGTACGTTTCGGTTGAACATCTTTTTCTTGTGTTCGTAGACGAAGGACAGACCACTGCGGCGGGAAGGATTCTCGCCCGATTTGGAATAACGAGAGACCTGGTTCTTAAAACTCTTACGGCAGTTCGCGGCCATCAGAGGGTCACAAGTGCTACCCCTGAAGCGACCTATGAAGCGCTGAAAAAATACGGCCGGGACCTCGTTGCCGAGGCCAGAAGCGGGAAGCTGGATCCCGTAATAGGCAGGGACGCAGAGATAAGAAGGGTTATCCGAATACTGAGCAGGAAAACCAAAAACAATCCCGTTCTCATAGGTGAGCCCGGTGTCGGCAAAACGGCAATAGTGGAAGGACTGGCCCATCGTATAGTAAGAGGCGATGTCCCTGAGGGCCTCAAGGACAAAACCATCTTCGCCCTGGATATGGGAGCCCTGATTGCCGGTGCAAAATACCGGGGCGAGTTCGAGGAGCGCCTGAAAGCGGTCCTCCAGGAAATAAAAGAATCGGAAGGACGAATTATCCTCTTCATCGATGAAGTCCACACAATAGTTGGTGCCGGAAAGGCCGAAGGCGCCATCGATGCGGGCAACATGCTGAAACCCATGCTCGCTCGAGGTGAGCTCCACTGCATAGGGGCCACGACCCTTGACGAATATCGAAAGTACATCGAAAAGGACCCCGCACTGGAGCGGCGCTTCCAGCCCGTGCTGGTGGAAGAACCATCGGTAGAGGATACCATCTCGATATTGAGAGGCCTCAAGGAGCGCTATGAGGTTCATCACGGTGTAAAAATTCACGACAGCGCCCTTGTTGCGGCTGCCGTTCTTTCTCACCGCTACATTACGGATCGTTTCCTGCCCGACAAAGCCATTGACCTGGTTGACGAAGCCTGCGCCATGATCCGTACCGAAATCGACTCCATGCCTGCAGAACTGGACGAAGTAATGAGGCGCATCATGCAACTGGAAATCGAAGAAGCGGCACTGAAGAAAGAGAAGGATAAGGCGAGCCAGGAGCGACTTGAAAGTGTCAGGAAAGAACTGGCCGAACTCAGAGCCAAGGCCGACGCCATGAAAGCTCAGTGGGAGGCCGAAAAAGCGGCAATCAAGGAAGTGCAGGCTCTGAGAGAAGAAATCGAAAAGGTTCACAGGGAGATCGAAATAGCCGAAAGACAGTACGACCTGAACCGCGTTGCGGAGCTCAGACACGGAAAATTGCCTGAGTTGCAGGCCAGGCTCAGAGAGGCGGAACAGAAGCTCTCTCAGATTCAGGGCGAAAAGAAACTTCTTCGTGAAGAGGTAACGGAAGAAGAGATTGCAGAGATCGTTTCTCGATGGACCGGAATTCCCGTGTCCAGGCTCGTAGAAAGCGAACGAGAAAAGCTACTCAGGCTGGATGAAGTACTCCACAGGCGGGTCGTTGGTCAGGACGAAGCGGTCAAGCTGGTAGCCGATGCAGTGTTGCGGGCCAGGGCCGGGATCAAAGACCCCAGACGACCTATAGGCTCCTTCATATTCCTGGGTCCTACCGGAGTGGGCAAAACGGAGCTTGCAAAAACCCTCGCAGAAGCGCTTTTCGATACAGAAGAAAACATGATCCGCATTGATATGACCGAGTACATGGAGAAACATACCGTATCTCGCCTTATCGGCGCTCCTCCGGGATATGTGGGCTACGAGGAAGGCGGTCAATTGACCGAAGCCGTTCGCAGAAAACCCTATTCGGTCGTGCTTTTCGATGAAATAGAAAAAGCCCATCCCGATGTCTTCAACATACTGCTTCAGATCATGGACGACGGGAGGCTGACGGACGGACACGGTAGAACCATTGACTTCAAAAATACGATTATCATCATGACCAGCAACATCGGGTCAACCTATCTTCTTGAAGGGGTGGACTCAAGAGGACAGATTCGTGAAGAAGTTAGAGACCGCGTTATGGCAGAACTGCGACAGCACTTTCGACCGGAATTCCTTAACCGGGTTGACGAAATCATTCTCTTCAAACCTCTCACACTGGACGAAATCAAGCGAATCGTGGATCTTATGGTTGCAGACATACAAAAACGGCTGAAAGATCGTCATATCACTCTGGAACTTACGGAAGAAGCCAGAGAATTCATTGCACGGTCTGGATATGACCCCGTGTTCGGTGCCAGACCCCTCAGACGCTACATCCAGAGGAACCTTGAAACCAGAGTTGCCCGTGCCATAGTTGCCGGGGAGGTTCCCGAAGGTTCGGTTGTGAGGGTGGTTGTTGAGGGAGACGAACTGGCAGTTAAGGTTATAGCTCCTGAAGAAGAACAACAGACGGCTGTAGCGTAG
- a CDS encoding chaperone modulator CbpM, which yields MATTRYCLVRYEEAGQYLRIEQVAEACGVHPELIDRFVRLGLIDPVDNESELLLFELDTVPLVRKIIRLRNDLGINYAGVGVVIDLLDRLDSLERRIEILEEQIAKLIALAST from the coding sequence ATGGCGACAACAAGGTACTGCCTTGTAAGGTATGAGGAAGCGGGACAGTACTTACGAATAGAGCAGGTTGCAGAAGCCTGCGGAGTTCATCCTGAGTTGATCGACCGATTTGTGCGGCTGGGACTTATAGACCCCGTGGACAACGAGAGTGAATTGCTGCTTTTCGAGCTGGACACCGTACCTCTGGTAAGGAAGATCATACGCCTCAGGAACGACCTGGGAATCAATTACGCAGGCGTGGGCGTGGTAATTGACCTCCTCGACAGGCTGGACAGCCTCGAAAGACGGATCGAAATACTGGAAGAGCAAATTGCCAAACTAATCGCCCTTGCGAGCACCTGA
- the qrcD gene encoding menaquinone reductase integral membrane subunit QrcD, whose product MDRALIPEGVKRCPFPVFALWLLFLFALMGWGVWAGAMVLWKGLNLTGLNNYFGFGLYITVDLGVIALGAGAFFSGFLFYGLSRFFPALKEIKKIINLAVVVGFVCYTGALLVLLLEIGQPLRGWFGYWHPNVHSMLTEVIFCITCYAIVLTIEYVPIILENRKLDAIRPLHVFGHSLHEIMALFALTGTFLSFFHQGSLGGVAGVLFARPFCYRTGFFIWPWTFFLFVISAIASGPAFTALICRAIEKFARRPLVDRSVYELIGKIEGSILAIYIMLKIADTLYWAMVTAPEMGFKLTDFYRQPYGMWLLFAELVVCGVIPAAILLSPRCRASNTLLFGAFFLDCTGVVINRFVMTVQALAVPVMPFDKWEVYVPTVYEWAPSIGMLAYGALIISLSYRYLPLFPRERELNPL is encoded by the coding sequence ATGGACAGAGCACTTATACCTGAAGGCGTGAAACGGTGTCCTTTTCCGGTTTTTGCGCTTTGGCTGCTATTCCTTTTTGCCCTTATGGGTTGGGGTGTCTGGGCCGGAGCTATGGTTCTCTGGAAGGGGTTGAATCTTACGGGACTGAACAACTACTTCGGTTTCGGGTTGTACATCACCGTTGATCTCGGCGTGATTGCCCTGGGTGCCGGTGCATTCTTTTCGGGCTTTCTCTTTTACGGCCTTTCCAGGTTTTTCCCGGCGCTTAAAGAGATAAAAAAGATCATCAATCTTGCCGTGGTGGTAGGCTTCGTTTGTTATACGGGGGCACTGCTGGTTTTGCTTCTCGAAATAGGTCAGCCGCTTCGAGGCTGGTTTGGTTATTGGCATCCCAATGTACATTCAATGCTGACTGAAGTTATCTTCTGTATCACCTGCTACGCCATAGTCCTTACCATCGAATATGTACCCATAATTCTTGAGAATCGAAAGCTCGATGCCATCAGGCCTCTTCATGTTTTTGGTCATTCTCTTCATGAAATTATGGCCCTCTTTGCTCTTACCGGAACCTTTCTGAGCTTTTTCCATCAAGGATCTCTGGGCGGCGTTGCCGGTGTGCTCTTTGCCAGACCTTTCTGTTACAGGACCGGCTTCTTCATCTGGCCATGGACCTTTTTCCTCTTCGTTATTTCGGCAATTGCATCGGGGCCTGCTTTTACTGCTCTTATATGCCGGGCGATAGAAAAGTTTGCCCGGAGACCTCTTGTTGACCGCAGTGTTTACGAGCTAATTGGGAAGATTGAAGGTTCAATTCTTGCCATCTACATTATGCTTAAGATCGCCGACACTCTCTACTGGGCTATGGTGACGGCTCCGGAGATGGGCTTCAAGTTGACGGACTTTTATCGTCAGCCCTACGGCATGTGGTTGCTTTTTGCGGAGCTCGTGGTCTGTGGGGTAATCCCTGCAGCCATTTTACTATCACCGAGGTGTAGGGCCAGTAACACTCTGCTCTTTGGAGCCTTTTTCCTGGACTGCACCGGTGTGGTGATAAACAGGTTTGTTATGACCGTTCAGGCTCTGGCCGTTCCGGTAATGCCCTTCGATAAGTGGGAAGTTTACGTTCCCACCGTTTACGAATGGGCACCCAGCATAGGGATGCTTGCCTACGGTGCCCTGATTATATCGCTTTCCTATCGATACCTCCCGCTGTTTCCCAGGGAAAGAGAATTAAATCCCCTTTAA